The nucleotide window TTAGAATCTCTTATAAAACTTTCAGAAGCCCATGCTAAGATCCGTTTAAGTGAACAGGTAACAATATCTGATGTAAAAAGAGTCATTGGTCTTTACGGGAGATCACTTAAACAAGTCGGTTTCGATCTTGATCAGAAAATCTTTTTTGAATTAAATCTCCCCTATCCGAAAAATCTTACAAATTCTCAAAGAGATCTAAATTTCTTTAGATAATACTTCCCAGTGCTCCCTGGCCATGGTAGTCTTGGGATGAGTTGAACCAAGATAATATTCTAAGATATTTAGACTGCGATGGAGTAATTTTCCTGCTTCCGGGATGTTTCCTTTAAGTTCAAGGATGATGGCCAAGTTGTTCATGGTTTCAGCAGTTTCCAGGTGATCCTGACCGAAATAATTTTCCATGATATTCAAGGATTTTTTGGCAAGTTCCTCAGCTTCCTCTATTTCCCATACCTTGACCAGAAGACATGCCAGGTTGTTCATGGAAGTTGCAGTATCCGGATGTTCTTCTCCTTGCTCTTTTTCCATGATCTCCAGGGACTTCCGGTAATTTATTTCTGCATTGTAAATCTCATTTTTCTCTTCCAGAATCATTCCCAAGTTGTTCAGGGACTGGGCTACTTTTGGATCATGTGGTCCATAGATTTTCTTCCTGATTTCCATACTTTCCCGCATAAGATCTTCAGCTTCATCCAGTTGACCATTAACTCCCATGAGATTGGCCAGATTGTTCAGAGCATCTGCAGTGTATTCTTCATTAAGATCCTCTGAATTTCTAACTAATTCCAGACATTTACTGTAAAATTCTTCTGCTCCTTCAAAATCACCCTTAAACTCCAGTAGATTTCCAAGACGTGTTAGGGAGTTGGTTATGGCTATATTGTCCTTTTCTTTGTTTTCTTCCAGTAGCTGAAGCGCCCTACGGCGAAGAATCTCAGCGCCCTCATAGGCACCATCCCTCTCCAGGAGAAGTGCAGCGTTTTCAAGGTAAAAGGGGTTTTCAATGTATCCTGGGCCCACTATTACCTCCATTATATTGTTACTTTCTTCTTTGAGGTTCATAGTTATCACTGTATATAAAAAATTCTTTCAGATAATCCGTTTGCCTCTCACTGAAACCCTTAAACCACTCATTAAATTCTTTAACAGTCTCCAACATCCCTACTATCATAATATCTTTCATCCAGAAACTCTATTCATCCAGAAACTGGACCATCTTCACCAATTCATCCATATTTTCAAGGTTCTTCTCCAAGTCCAGCTCCAGATATGCTTTCCGAACACAACCGAAACTGGAGGAAATCACCAGCTGTTTACCATAATTAACCTGATAACCATCAACTGGTGTGTGGCCTATTATATGATATTTACAGTTATTGCGTTTGAGGAAAAATTCCAGATCTTCCTGGTTGAACTCATAATCCCTTTTCCACAGGAGTCCGTCCAGCATATCATTATGATGGTAACACTGTTCAGTGATATTTTCAAGATCCCCTAAATACACGGAATCTATGGGAGGGCCAGAATGGCTGATTAAAACACCATTACCTGTCTTAGCAGCAAAGGGCAATGTCTTAAAAAATTCAACATATTCTTCCAGCTTTTCCACCCAACGGTAACCGAATTTCAGTTTCAAAAGTTCTTCAAAGTCTTTTTTCTGGTTGGATTCACCCTTGTAGACCGGTGCGTCTACGATATGGCACCATTCATGATTTCCTAAAAGTAGATGGAAATTTTCATATTCAGAGTAATCCTGCACTGCTTTCAGGATCTCCACAGAACGGTCTTTAGACGAGTTAGAACAATGAATAAGGTCCCCGGTTAATATGATCTGGTTTCCATCTTCTAAATGGTTCTTCCAAATGTTTTCATACTTTTTAAAGTCTTCACCATTCCCGTGCAGGTCAGTTATCACCAGTAAAATGCCACTTGCAGGTAAATTCAGGATTCTCTTCATGATCTTAACTCCTTGATTATGAAGTTACTCTAACTTTTAAAACCATGAATTGGGTAATCCCCTAAGTTAGATGAATGAACCAGAAGGTTCAGTAATTGAACATGTCCTGATACTTTTTAAACTTGTTGTTTTCCAGAATTTAACTATAATAAGGTTCCATATAATGTTTAATACCATTTAAGGTAAAGTACTTGGTTTTTATTTAATGGATGGGAGGTATGTGTAGTATGGTAGTGTTATCAGAAGCTGGAAGAATGGCCATGAGAATTGCAGTCTTAGAGGCCTTTGATGGGAATTATGACCAAATTTTCGCGGAACATATTCTTTTAGGAATCTTGAGTATGGATAAACTGGTTAGCAATGGATACGATAATTTCAAGAGCCGTGAAGAGATAGGACAAATCAATGCCCAGGAAGTATGGGCCTTCCATGGTGAAAATGATGATATTAAAGATATTTTCAAATTTTTCTCCCTGGATCCCATCACGATTCGCAAGGAACTAAGAACTTACATAGAATCTAACTACCACAACAGCCCCTACAGCCCCCTAGTTCTGGAA belongs to uncultured Methanobacterium sp. and includes:
- a CDS encoding tetratricopeptide repeat protein — encoded protein: MNLKEESNNIMEVIVGPGYIENPFYLENAALLLERDGAYEGAEILRRRALQLLEENKEKDNIAITNSLTRLGNLLEFKGDFEGAEEFYSKCLELVRNSEDLNEEYTADALNNLANLMGVNGQLDEAEDLMRESMEIRKKIYGPHDPKVAQSLNNLGMILEEKNEIYNAEINYRKSLEIMEKEQGEEHPDTATSMNNLACLLVKVWEIEEAEELAKKSLNIMENYFGQDHLETAETMNNLAIILELKGNIPEAGKLLHRSLNILEYYLGSTHPKTTMAREHWEVLSKEI
- a CDS encoding metallophosphoesterase; amino-acid sequence: MKRILNLPASGILLVITDLHGNGEDFKKYENIWKNHLEDGNQIILTGDLIHCSNSSKDRSVEILKAVQDYSEYENFHLLLGNHEWCHIVDAPVYKGESNQKKDFEELLKLKFGYRWVEKLEEYVEFFKTLPFAAKTGNGVLISHSGPPIDSVYLGDLENITEQCYHHNDMLDGLLWKRDYEFNQEDLEFFLKRNNCKYHIIGHTPVDGYQVNYGKQLVISSSFGCVRKAYLELDLEKNLENMDELVKMVQFLDE